In the genome of Nymphaea colorata isolate Beijing-Zhang1983 chromosome 9, ASM883128v2, whole genome shotgun sequence, one region contains:
- the LOC116260916 gene encoding uncharacterized protein LOC116260916, with amino-acid sequence MADRRPNPTPAPKYLGLVAQVKKRKDSFIQLFLMTGVLLLSMRSVGQKYRIKDLQDDTTALKEENGALASRMESIKQRLLQEAALEPTGFFASKLSVIFNESAPSPSSSSDS; translated from the coding sequence ATGGCGGACAGAAGGCCTAATCCTACCCCCGCGCCCAAATACTTGGGGCTCGTTGCGCaggtgaagaagaggaaggacaGCTTCATCCAGCTCTTCCTTATGACCGGCGTGCTGCTGCTGAGCATGAGGTCGGTGGGCCAGAAGTACAGGATCAAGGACCTCCAGGACGACACCACCGCCCTCAAGGAGGAGAACGGCGCCCTTGCCTCGAGGATGGAGTCGATCAAGCAGCGGCTTCTCCAGGAGGCCGCCCTCGAGCCCACCGGATTCTTCGCCTCCAAGCTGAGCGTCATTTTCAACGAATCCGcaccttctccttcc